In Geobacter anodireducens, a genomic segment contains:
- a CDS encoding histidine kinase, which translates to MDMRRYSFMVDDRLRLVARDDLHRSEGSDPLLGIPYYECYPRLWNGNVDAVRTVVDQGTPLVLNGYRHYCFYGEFSAADIEIRPVFDGDARCTGAMVQVSVLPGCTVYGEMDSARALIDIGKMSVTLAHGVRNPLNAIKGAVVYLKDKYCADATFAEFADIIDEEICKLDGFITEFLGTSHLEPVREEIQLNDLLERVVKFVSLQAEANHVRFDVEYGELPPVMLDSFNFGHAILNIVNNALGAMEAGGSLTMRTSTLLEGGVEMIVVEVADTGSGLRSGGKGKLGSFPGAGSRKHGKGYGLFITREIVRHHQGKIEITGNHGGGTTVRIMLPAV; encoded by the coding sequence GACGATATTCTTTTATGGTCGACGATCGACTGCGGCTCGTGGCACGGGATGATCTGCATCGCTCGGAGGGGAGCGATCCCCTGTTGGGCATCCCCTATTACGAATGTTATCCCCGGCTCTGGAACGGCAATGTGGACGCCGTTCGGACCGTCGTGGATCAGGGGACGCCTCTGGTGCTCAACGGTTATCGCCACTACTGCTTTTATGGCGAGTTCAGCGCGGCAGACATTGAAATTCGCCCCGTTTTCGACGGTGACGCCCGATGCACCGGCGCAATGGTGCAGGTTTCCGTGCTTCCGGGTTGCACGGTCTATGGTGAAATGGACAGTGCCCGGGCACTGATAGACATCGGCAAGATGTCGGTGACGCTTGCCCACGGGGTACGCAATCCGCTCAATGCCATCAAGGGCGCCGTGGTCTACCTCAAGGACAAGTACTGCGCTGATGCAACCTTTGCCGAATTCGCCGATATTATCGACGAAGAGATCTGTAAGCTCGACGGATTCATTACCGAGTTCCTCGGAACCTCGCACCTGGAACCGGTCAGAGAGGAAATCCAGCTCAACGATCTCCTTGAACGCGTCGTTAAATTCGTTTCCCTGCAGGCAGAGGCGAATCATGTGCGGTTTGACGTGGAGTACGGAGAGTTGCCGCCGGTCATGCTCGATTCGTTCAATTTCGGCCACGCCATACTGAATATCGTCAACAACGCTCTCGGGGCCATGGAGGCGGGCGGCTCCCTTACCATGCGGACCAGCACCCTGCTGGAAGGTGGAGTGGAGATGATCGTGGTCGAGGTGGCCGATACGGGGTCGGGCCTCCGGTCGGGGGGCAAGGGGAAACTCGGGAGTTTCCCCGGAGCCGGCAGCAGGAAGCACGGGAAAGGGTACGGCCTGTTCATTACCCGCGAGATCGTACGTCACCATCAGGGGAAGATTGAAATAACCGGGAATCATGGAGGCGGAACCACCGTCAGGATCATGTTGCCGGCGGTATAA